The following proteins are encoded in a genomic region of Burkholderia gladioli:
- a CDS encoding siderophore-interacting protein has product MQNPTERAVTRVRHTLKRRELTVSRITRVTPHLLRVTLTGEDLDDFVSASFDDHVKVFFPAPGETEAPKPVLGPNGLELPEGAPRPIMRDFTPRRYDREARELDLEFVLHHPGPASQWAEQAAVGQTLAIGGPRGSFVVPTDFDWHLLIGDDTALPAIARRLGELPTGTRAAVVVEVADASAHIEFESRAEVYTIWRYRDDPAAAGAEAGAQFVEALSELPLPNGDGYVWAAGEAAAMRAVRRHLCDTRGVHKSRIRASAYWKRGAEGVHESLDD; this is encoded by the coding sequence ATGCAGAATCCGACTGAACGCGCCGTGACGCGCGTGCGCCATACGCTGAAACGCCGCGAACTGACCGTCAGCCGCATCACGCGCGTGACGCCCCATCTGCTGCGCGTGACGCTCACGGGCGAGGATCTCGACGACTTCGTCAGCGCCTCGTTCGACGACCACGTGAAGGTGTTCTTCCCCGCGCCCGGCGAAACCGAAGCGCCCAAACCGGTGCTGGGCCCGAACGGGCTCGAACTGCCGGAAGGCGCGCCCAGGCCGATCATGCGCGATTTCACACCGCGCCGTTACGATCGCGAGGCACGCGAGCTCGACCTCGAGTTCGTGCTGCACCACCCTGGCCCGGCCTCGCAGTGGGCCGAGCAGGCCGCCGTGGGCCAGACGCTGGCGATCGGCGGCCCGCGCGGATCCTTCGTGGTCCCGACCGACTTCGACTGGCACCTGCTGATCGGCGACGATACGGCGCTGCCCGCCATCGCGCGCCGCCTGGGCGAACTGCCGACCGGCACGCGCGCGGCGGTGGTGGTGGAAGTCGCCGATGCCTCGGCGCACATCGAGTTCGAGTCGCGAGCCGAGGTCTACACGATCTGGCGATATCGCGACGACCCGGCTGCCGCCGGTGCCGAAGCGGGCGCGCAGTTCGTCGAGGCCCTGAGCGAGCTGCCGCTGCCGAATGGCGACGGTTATGTCTGGGCGGCCGGCGAGGCGGCGGCGATGCGCGCGGTGCGCCGGCATCTGTGCGACACGCGCGGCGTCCATAAGTCGCGCATCCGCGCCTCGGCCTACTGGAAACGTGGCGCCGAAGGCGTGCACGAATCGCTCGACGATTGA
- a CDS encoding undecaprenyl-diphosphatase gives MLNLNLAAFAALNAGSHPQPAVANLAIFAAVWLVFIVPALLLAVWLAGTRPVRRQAIAAGLAACVALLLAQLISSVWYSPRPFAIGLGTQLIPHAADGSFPSNHMTFVWSVASALWLSRSTRALGIAMAIDALLVAWGRVYAGVHWPLDMLGGVFTGTAGALLVRCYGGMLVARLERIGETLRMVVLGNLRGR, from the coding sequence ATGCTCAATCTCAATCTCGCCGCGTTCGCGGCGCTCAATGCCGGCTCCCATCCCCAACCCGCGGTTGCCAATCTGGCGATATTCGCCGCGGTCTGGTTGGTATTCATCGTGCCGGCGCTGTTGCTGGCGGTCTGGCTCGCCGGTACGCGGCCGGTGCGCCGGCAGGCCATCGCGGCAGGGCTGGCCGCCTGCGTCGCGCTGCTGCTCGCGCAACTCATCTCCAGCGTCTGGTACTCGCCGCGGCCGTTCGCGATCGGCCTCGGTACGCAGCTGATCCCGCATGCGGCGGACGGCTCGTTCCCCAGCAATCACATGACCTTCGTCTGGAGCGTGGCGAGCGCGCTGTGGCTGTCGCGCAGCACGCGCGCGCTCGGCATCGCGATGGCGATCGACGCGCTGCTGGTGGCCTGGGGACGTGTCTATGCGGGCGTGCACTGGCCGCTCGACATGCTCGGCGGGGTGTTCACGGGCACCGCCGGCGCGCTGCTGGTGCGTTGCTACGGCGGCATGCTGGTGGCACGCCTCGAACGCATCGGCGAGACGCTGAGGATGGTGGTATTGGGGAATCTGCGCGGCCGCTAG
- a CDS encoding cold-shock protein encodes MDTGIVKWFNDSKGFGFITPDNGGDDLFAHFSEVSGDGFKTLAENQKVSFETKRGPKGMQAANIKPL; translated from the coding sequence ATGGATACCGGTATCGTCAAGTGGTTCAATGACAGCAAGGGTTTTGGCTTCATCACGCCGGACAACGGCGGCGACGATCTGTTCGCGCACTTCTCGGAAGTGAGCGGCGACGGCTTCAAGACACTCGCTGAAAATCAGAAAGTCAGCTTCGAGACGAAGCGCGGCCCGAAGGGCATGCAAGCAGCTAACATCAAGCCGCTGTAA
- a CDS encoding acetoacetate decarboxylase: MNPSQVLSNAFAMPLTSPAFPMGPYRFINREFLIITYRTDMDRLREIVPEPLKVTQPLVHYEFIRMPDSTGFGDYTESGQVIPVEFEGQPGGYTLAMYLNDHPPIAGGRELWGFPKKLAQPTLETHTDTLLGTLDYGPVRVATGTMGYKHKDLDLVEQQQRLAGANYLLKIIPHVDGSPRICELVRYYLQDIKMKGAWTGPASLHLAPHALAPVADLPVLEIVEARHLMADLTLGLGEVVYDYLAK, translated from the coding sequence ATGAACCCGAGTCAAGTCCTGTCGAATGCGTTCGCGATGCCGCTCACGAGTCCCGCGTTTCCGATGGGACCGTACCGCTTCATCAATCGTGAGTTCCTGATCATCACGTACCGCACCGACATGGACCGCTTGCGCGAGATCGTGCCGGAGCCGCTGAAGGTCACCCAGCCGCTGGTCCACTACGAGTTCATCCGCATGCCGGACTCCACCGGCTTCGGCGACTACACGGAAAGCGGGCAGGTGATTCCGGTCGAATTCGAAGGCCAGCCGGGCGGCTACACGCTCGCCATGTACCTCAACGACCACCCGCCGATCGCCGGCGGTCGCGAGCTGTGGGGCTTCCCGAAGAAGCTCGCGCAGCCGACGCTCGAAACGCATACCGACACGCTGCTGGGCACGCTCGACTACGGCCCGGTGCGCGTGGCCACCGGCACCATGGGCTACAAGCACAAGGACCTCGACCTGGTCGAGCAGCAGCAGCGCCTGGCCGGCGCGAACTACCTGCTGAAGATCATTCCGCACGTCGACGGCAGCCCGCGCATCTGCGAGCTGGTGCGCTACTACCTGCAGGACATCAAGATGAAAGGCGCCTGGACCGGCCCGGCCTCGCTGCACCTGGCGCCGCACGCGCTGGCGCCGGTGGCCGACCTGCCGGTGCTCGAGATCGTCGAGGCGCGCCACCTGATGGCCGACCTCACGCTCGGCCTCGGCGAAGTCGTCTACGATTACCTCGCGAAGTAA
- a CDS encoding transglutaminase-like domain-containing protein produces the protein MKLRVGYELSYECPQPTPMMLMLHTHFSHARDIVVADILVTDPPLPISQYRDSFGNLCSRTVAPIGRVKFHTTAIINVPDVMETRPAGGRGHPVEQLPDETLIFLLGSRYCETDLLVDTAWQLFGHCAPGRETVLAICDFVHQHIEFDYGHARPTKTAWEAYRERKGVCRDFAHLGVALCRAMNIPARYCTGYISDVGLPPATAPMDFAGWFEAYVGDSWQTFDPRNNAPRIGRVLMAYGRDAVDVAISNAFGPAVLTHFEVHCDRE, from the coding sequence ATGAAGCTGCGCGTCGGATATGAACTGTCATACGAGTGCCCACAGCCCACGCCGATGATGCTGATGCTGCACACACATTTTTCCCATGCGCGGGATATCGTGGTGGCAGACATACTCGTCACCGATCCGCCACTGCCGATCAGCCAGTATCGCGATTCGTTTGGCAACCTGTGCAGTCGCACCGTTGCCCCCATCGGACGCGTCAAGTTTCATACGACCGCCATCATCAACGTACCCGATGTCATGGAAACCCGGCCCGCCGGCGGTCGAGGCCATCCAGTCGAGCAATTGCCCGACGAGACGCTGATTTTTCTCTTGGGAAGCCGGTACTGCGAAACGGATCTCCTGGTCGACACCGCGTGGCAGTTGTTCGGCCATTGCGCGCCCGGGCGCGAGACCGTGCTGGCGATCTGCGATTTCGTGCATCAGCATATCGAATTCGATTACGGGCACGCACGCCCCACCAAGACTGCCTGGGAAGCGTACCGCGAACGCAAGGGTGTCTGCCGGGACTTCGCGCACCTGGGCGTCGCGTTGTGCCGTGCCATGAATATCCCCGCGCGCTACTGTACCGGCTATATCAGTGACGTGGGCTTGCCGCCCGCAACGGCGCCGATGGATTTCGCAGGCTGGTTCGAAGCCTACGTGGGAGACAGTTGGCAGACCTTCGACCCGAGAAACAATGCGCCACGTATCGGGCGCGTACTGATGGCTTACGGCCGCGATGCGGTGGATGTCGCGATCAGCAATGCATTCGGGCCAGCCGTGCTGACTCATTTCGAGGTGCATTGCGATCGGGAATAG
- a CDS encoding PadR family transcriptional regulator: protein MAGGRRGGGRHGFGGFPEGFGGPGGPGGFGFDDPRMPRGRQFNSDDLQLMLLSLLAAQPSHGYELIKALDTRSQGFYVPSPGMVYPALTYLEEVGYVTVEVDGNRKRYALAEAGREHLEAQRERVELLFAKLEHLGRKMEFMRRAFAGQGQGEAGEDTPEGGWLPEYVEARLALKHLLFRKSAVSPDEQRRIAAILRRTTAEIEGKPEAAPNAAPDA from the coding sequence ATGGCCGGCGGCCGGCGCGGCGGCGGCCGCCACGGCTTCGGCGGCTTTCCGGAAGGCTTCGGCGGCCCGGGCGGACCCGGCGGTTTCGGCTTCGACGATCCGCGCATGCCGCGTGGCCGCCAGTTCAATTCCGACGACCTGCAACTGATGCTGCTCTCGCTGCTGGCCGCCCAGCCGAGTCACGGCTACGAGCTGATCAAGGCGCTCGACACGCGCTCGCAAGGCTTCTACGTGCCGAGCCCCGGCATGGTCTACCCGGCGCTGACCTACCTGGAAGAAGTCGGCTACGTGACCGTCGAGGTCGATGGCAACCGCAAGCGCTACGCGCTCGCCGAAGCCGGCCGCGAGCATCTCGAAGCCCAGCGCGAGCGTGTCGAACTGCTGTTCGCGAAGCTCGAGCACCTCGGCCGCAAGATGGAATTCATGCGCCGCGCCTTCGCGGGCCAGGGCCAGGGCGAAGCCGGCGAGGACACGCCGGAAGGCGGCTGGCTGCCCGAGTACGTCGAGGCACGCCTGGCGCTGAAACACCTGCTGTTCCGCAAGAGCGCGGTCAGCCCGGACGAGCAGCGCCGCATCGCCGCGATCCTGCGCCGCACGACGGCCGAGATCGAAGGCAAGCCCGAAGCCGCGCCGAACGCCGCGCCCGACGCCTGA
- a CDS encoding 3-hydroxybutyrate dehydrogenase, giving the protein MSNLTGKTAVVTGAASGIGKEIALELAKAGAAVAIADLNQDGANAVAEQIKTAGGKAIGVAMDVTNEDAVNAGIDKVAAEFGSVDILVSNAGIQIVNPIENYSFSDWKKMQAIHVDGAFLTTKAALKHMYKDDRGGVVIYMGSVHSHEASPLKSAYVTAKHGLLGLARVLAKEGAKHNVRSHVVCPGFVRTPLVDKQIPEQAKELGISEEEVIKHVMLGNTVDGVFTTVEDVAKTVLFLSAFPSAALTGQSFIVSHGWFMQ; this is encoded by the coding sequence ATGAGCAATCTGACTGGCAAGACCGCTGTCGTCACCGGCGCCGCGAGCGGCATCGGCAAGGAAATCGCGCTGGAACTGGCCAAGGCGGGCGCCGCCGTGGCGATCGCCGACCTGAACCAGGACGGCGCGAACGCCGTGGCCGAGCAGATCAAGACGGCCGGCGGCAAGGCGATCGGCGTGGCGATGGACGTCACCAACGAGGACGCCGTCAATGCCGGCATCGACAAGGTCGCCGCCGAGTTCGGCTCGGTCGACATCCTGGTCTCGAACGCGGGCATCCAGATCGTCAATCCGATCGAGAACTACTCGTTCTCGGACTGGAAGAAGATGCAGGCGATCCACGTCGACGGCGCCTTCCTGACCACCAAGGCCGCGCTCAAGCACATGTACAAGGACGATCGCGGTGGCGTGGTGATCTACATGGGCTCGGTGCACTCGCACGAGGCCTCGCCGCTGAAGTCGGCTTACGTGACGGCCAAGCACGGCCTGCTGGGCCTGGCGCGCGTGCTGGCCAAGGAAGGCGCGAAGCACAACGTGCGCTCGCATGTGGTCTGCCCGGGCTTCGTGCGCACGCCGCTGGTCGACAAGCAGATCCCCGAGCAGGCCAAGGAACTCGGCATCAGCGAAGAGGAAGTGATCAAGCACGTGATGCTGGGCAACACCGTCGACGGCGTGTTCACCACGGTGGAAGACGTCGCCAAGACGGTGCTGTTCCTGTCGGCCTTCCCGAGCGCCGCGCTCACGGGCCAGTCCTTCATCGTCAGCCACGGCTGGTTCATGCAATGA